Proteins encoded together in one Sinorhizobium sp. B11 window:
- a CDS encoding DUF3616 domain-containing protein, producing MNRPIVSATMAFSLLFAAHLANAAGDALSPVAILRPQPSASTEADEATKVSGAACTTDQETCLLVGDEYRYALTFEIAGDNLVLKDRVFLVTKKDKNGKKIKEADTEGISFSDGIFYLVGSHGRNKEGNKGDPRYFAYRVPATALKGGDLGSEDDISHSVEVSSRLEEILKQKKALKDANKLAPEKGGTNIEGIAVLGDKFFVGFRGPLLDGEAVIGEASVKEIFDGAPGDFELHPVDLGKGQAVRDLAAYKNDVLILAGPQDRDGGKAAVYKWTPGGEAVKLAELDPAGSPDRQPETLMVLETSEDAVRCLVFDDGDKSANPRIYEIPVTP from the coding sequence ATGAACAGACCCATAGTCTCGGCAACGATGGCCTTTTCATTGCTGTTCGCTGCGCATTTAGCGAATGCTGCCGGCGACGCTTTAAGTCCAGTTGCAATCCTTAGGCCGCAACCGTCCGCATCTACTGAAGCTGACGAAGCGACCAAGGTGAGTGGAGCCGCGTGCACGACGGACCAGGAGACGTGCTTGCTCGTGGGGGACGAGTACCGGTACGCGCTGACGTTCGAGATTGCCGGCGACAACCTCGTGCTCAAGGACCGTGTGTTCCTTGTGACTAAGAAGGACAAGAACGGGAAAAAGATCAAAGAAGCGGATACCGAGGGCATCTCGTTTAGCGACGGCATCTTCTATCTGGTGGGCTCTCACGGCCGCAACAAAGAAGGTAACAAAGGGGATCCCCGATACTTCGCGTACCGTGTTCCCGCAACTGCACTGAAGGGCGGCGATTTGGGGTCGGAAGACGACATCTCCCACTCGGTGGAGGTCAGCAGTCGGCTAGAGGAAATCCTCAAACAAAAGAAGGCGCTGAAGGACGCGAATAAATTGGCTCCAGAAAAGGGCGGCACGAATATAGAAGGCATCGCCGTCTTGGGAGACAAATTCTTCGTCGGATTCCGGGGGCCACTTCTGGACGGCGAGGCGGTCATCGGAGAAGCCTCGGTAAAAGAAATTTTCGACGGTGCTCCCGGCGATTTTGAGTTACATCCAGTCGATCTCGGGAAGGGCCAGGCCGTTCGAGATCTGGCCGCGTACAAAAATGACGTGCTGATTTTGGCGGGTCCGCAAGACAGGGATGGCGGCAAAGCCGCTGTCTACAAATGGACTCCCGGTGGCGAAGCCGTGAAATTGGCAGAACTCGATCCTGCAGGTTCACCAGATCGCCAGCCAGAAACGTTGATGGTTCTCGAAACCTCCGAGGACGCCGTTCGATGCCTGGTGTTCGACGATGGAGACAAATCTGCCAATCCCCGGATTTACGAGATCCCTGTAACCCCCTGA